One stretch of Streptomyces sp. A2-16 DNA includes these proteins:
- a CDS encoding VOC family protein: protein MLPPVNLRPSFNITRSSHVRLTVADLAESRNFYVSTLGLVVSDEDERTCHLRGLAEACHHSLVLELDEEGAGSCRRIGFRVFLDEDLDIAHDWFRDRGLPAEWVDMPYQGRTLHVSDPAGTPLELCAHMETRPRLHIDFEHYKGAHAQRLDHFQTFAPNTYELTAFYGELGFRNSEYLTHGDKLLSAFMYRKGTCLDLAIVENTGPALHHFAYTVSESRDIFTACDWAGILGYGEGVERGPGRHGPGGMLFTYLRDPDGHRVEVFNSHYQTIDTEVEPVRWDAGSLSTNVRWGLPALEKWYFEASPFVGVKQLPPAQAPQPMTLERFLLEQSAH from the coding sequence ATGCTGCCACCCGTCAATCTGCGTCCCAGTTTCAACATCACCCGCTCCAGTCACGTCCGGCTCACGGTCGCGGACCTGGCCGAGAGCCGGAACTTCTATGTGAGCACCCTCGGGCTCGTCGTCAGCGACGAGGACGAGCGCACCTGCCATCTGCGCGGTCTCGCCGAGGCGTGTCACCACAGCCTCGTCCTGGAGCTGGACGAAGAGGGAGCCGGTTCCTGCCGCAGGATCGGATTCCGGGTCTTCCTCGACGAGGACCTCGACATCGCCCACGACTGGTTCCGCGACCGGGGGCTGCCCGCGGAGTGGGTCGACATGCCGTACCAGGGCCGCACCTTGCACGTCAGCGATCCGGCCGGTACACCGCTCGAGCTCTGCGCGCACATGGAGACCCGCCCGAGGCTGCACATCGACTTCGAGCACTACAAGGGCGCCCATGCGCAGCGCCTCGACCACTTCCAGACCTTCGCGCCGAACACCTATGAACTGACCGCGTTCTACGGCGAACTCGGCTTCCGCAACTCCGAGTACCTCACCCACGGCGACAAACTGCTGAGTGCGTTCATGTACCGCAAGGGCACCTGTCTGGACCTCGCGATCGTGGAGAACACCGGCCCCGCCCTGCACCACTTCGCGTACACGGTCTCCGAGAGCCGCGACATCTTCACCGCGTGCGACTGGGCGGGCATCCTCGGCTACGGCGAAGGGGTGGAGCGGGGCCCGGGACGGCACGGGCCGGGCGGGATGCTCTTCACCTACCTCCGCGACCCCGACGGCCACCGGGTGGAGGTCTTCAACAGCCACTACCAGACCATCGACACCGAGGTCGAGCCGGTGCGCTGGGACGCGGGCTCGCTGAGCACGAACGTCCGCTGGGGACTTCCCGCCCTGGAGAAGTGGTACTTCGAGGCCTCGCCCTTCGTGGGTGTGAAGCAGCTCCCGCCGGCCCAGGCGCCGCAGCCGATGACTCTCGAGCGGTTCCTGCTCGAACAGTCCGCCCACTGA
- the eno gene encoding phosphopyruvate hydratase, with amino-acid sequence MTDTRIAKLHGRRVWDSRGRPTVEVEVHLADGAAGRAIAPAGASTGQGEALDLRDGGSRFGGLDVRRAVGSVNQEIAPALLGLDATGQEALDRHLVNLDGTPDRSRLGGNAIVATSMAVLHAAAASAGVPLWQHLAGGRPVRVPLPEIQIFGGGAHADRRVDVQDFMVVCPAAGSFSEALDWTAEIYRAAGSLMRRAGKAQGVADEGGFWPAFDSNEEALETLTLAIETAGFTPATQVGISLDVAASQFGSDGRYTLALDDRTLDTAALIDMLGDWIEHYPILSVEDPVGEDDHEGMVEFTRRFGHRCQVIGDDYLVTDAKRVEAAATNGAANAVLVKPNQAGTVTEAHQALCAGKAAGFGTVVSARSGETEDITIAHLSVGWDAGQLKVGSFTRSERMAKWNEVLRIEEALGDSAEFSGWSAFAFADSTPSATAP; translated from the coding sequence ATGACAGACACGCGGATCGCCAAGCTCCACGGCCGCAGGGTGTGGGATTCACGCGGGCGGCCGACCGTCGAGGTCGAGGTCCACCTCGCGGACGGAGCGGCAGGGCGGGCCATCGCACCGGCGGGAGCCTCGACCGGCCAGGGCGAAGCGCTCGATCTGCGCGACGGCGGCTCCCGCTTCGGCGGCCTCGACGTCCGTCGTGCGGTCGGCTCGGTCAACCAGGAGATCGCGCCCGCCCTCCTGGGCCTCGACGCGACCGGCCAGGAGGCCCTCGACCGGCACCTGGTGAACCTCGACGGGACCCCTGACCGCAGCCGCCTCGGCGGCAACGCCATCGTGGCCACCTCCATGGCGGTGCTGCACGCCGCGGCCGCGTCGGCGGGCGTACCGCTGTGGCAGCACCTGGCGGGCGGTCGGCCGGTTCGCGTCCCCCTGCCGGAGATCCAGATCTTCGGCGGCGGCGCACACGCGGACCGCCGCGTGGACGTGCAGGACTTCATGGTGGTCTGCCCCGCCGCAGGCAGCTTCTCGGAGGCCCTGGACTGGACGGCCGAGATCTACCGGGCCGCCGGCAGCCTGATGCGCCGGGCCGGCAAAGCGCAGGGCGTGGCGGACGAGGGCGGCTTCTGGCCCGCGTTCGACTCCAACGAGGAGGCCCTGGAGACCCTGACCCTCGCCATCGAGACCGCGGGCTTCACACCGGCCACCCAGGTGGGCATCTCGCTGGACGTCGCGGCCTCGCAGTTCGGCAGCGACGGGCGCTACACGCTCGCGCTCGACGACCGCACGCTGGACACGGCGGCGCTGATCGACATGCTGGGCGACTGGATCGAGCACTACCCGATCCTGTCCGTCGAGGACCCGGTGGGCGAGGACGACCACGAGGGCATGGTGGAGTTCACCCGGCGCTTCGGCCACCGCTGCCAGGTGATCGGCGACGACTACCTCGTCACCGACGCCAAACGAGTGGAGGCGGCGGCCACCAACGGGGCGGCGAACGCGGTCCTCGTCAAGCCGAACCAGGCGGGCACCGTCACCGAAGCCCATCAGGCCCTGTGCGCCGGAAAGGCCGCCGGGTTCGGCACCGTCGTGTCGGCGCGCTCCGGTGAGACCGAGGACATCACGATCGCGCACCTGAGCGTCGGATGGGACGCGGGCCAGTTGAAGGTGGGCTCCTTCACCCGCTCCGAGCGCATGGCGAAGTGGAACGAGGTTCTGCGTATAGAGGAGGCCCTCGGTGATTCCGCGGAATTCAGCGGCTGGTCCGCCTTCGCATTCGCCGATTCCACGCCTTCCGCGACCGCACCGTAA
- a CDS encoding carboxymuconolactone decarboxylase family protein, whose protein sequence is MARVPYLRREDADEANKPLYDRLEAERKVPTANIFLALAGAPEQLDGFLTYANSLRAADLSPRLRELAILTVGHVTRSAYEVAHHQSHGLKAGLTAQQLAAVGDFESSDLFDPTEKAVMRLAKESTLRVDVTEETWRAAAEHLTDRQMVELSLSIAWYNSGVRIMGLLDIDLEDNYPNPFAHS, encoded by the coding sequence ATGGCACGCGTTCCCTACCTGCGCCGCGAGGACGCGGACGAGGCGAACAAGCCCCTGTACGACCGGCTCGAAGCCGAACGCAAGGTACCGACGGCGAACATCTTCCTCGCCCTGGCCGGCGCGCCCGAGCAACTGGACGGGTTCCTGACCTACGCCAACTCGCTGCGCGCCGCCGACCTCAGCCCCAGGCTGCGCGAACTGGCCATCCTGACCGTCGGTCACGTGACCCGTTCCGCCTACGAGGTCGCACACCACCAGTCGCACGGTCTCAAGGCCGGACTGACCGCGCAGCAGCTCGCGGCCGTGGGTGACTTCGAGTCGTCCGATCTGTTCGACCCGACGGAGAAGGCGGTCATGCGCCTCGCCAAGGAGTCCACGCTCCGGGTCGACGTCACGGAAGAGACGTGGCGTGCCGCCGCCGAGCACCTGACGGACCGGCAGATGGTCGAACTGTCATTGTCCATTGCCTGGTACAACTCCGGCGTCCGCATCATGGGTCTGCTCGACATCGACCTCGAGGACAATTACCCGAATCCGTTCGCGCATTCATAG
- a CDS encoding LysR substrate-binding domain-containing protein has protein sequence MLSTAQAQQLGGPVELRWLESFVVVAEELHFGRAADRLHLAPSALSAQIRALESHLGARLIDRGRRTRPALTSAGRLFLAEARLTLEQASRAVAVGRRAGRGELGHAQIAYVASAAFSGVLTDVLTRCAAPGTDLTVQVRELETPAQLEALACGDIDVGFLRWRPEYPPEVTATCLLAEDVVVAVPDGTPLAAYEAIPAAVLRDENFVAPHFDEEYGCRDQILDVAGQGGFSPRCAPPVRDYVAALTLVGGGLAVALVPDSLRRVHIPGVAYRPLADVALTTRLVGAYRRGETSPAVRAVIRRLREAAVATAAAVADGTRSAR, from the coding sequence GTGCTCTCGACGGCGCAGGCCCAGCAGCTTGGAGGCCCTGTGGAACTGCGCTGGCTGGAATCGTTCGTCGTCGTAGCCGAGGAACTGCACTTCGGCCGCGCGGCGGATCGTCTGCACCTGGCACCGTCGGCACTCAGCGCCCAGATCAGGGCACTGGAGTCGCATCTGGGTGCGCGCCTGATCGACCGGGGGCGACGCACCCGCCCGGCGCTGACCAGTGCCGGGCGCCTCTTCCTCGCAGAAGCGCGACTGACCCTCGAACAGGCTTCGCGGGCCGTGGCGGTCGGCCGTCGGGCGGGGCGCGGAGAGCTGGGACACGCCCAGATCGCGTACGTCGCCTCGGCCGCGTTCTCCGGGGTGCTCACCGATGTCCTCACCCGGTGCGCGGCCCCCGGCACCGATCTGACCGTGCAGGTACGGGAGTTGGAGACACCGGCCCAGCTGGAGGCGCTGGCCTGCGGTGACATCGACGTCGGCTTCCTGCGCTGGAGGCCGGAGTACCCGCCCGAGGTCACCGCCACGTGCCTGCTCGCCGAGGACGTCGTCGTGGCAGTGCCGGACGGCACACCGCTCGCGGCGTACGAGGCGATTCCGGCGGCCGTGCTGCGTGACGAGAACTTCGTGGCCCCGCACTTCGACGAGGAGTACGGCTGCCGCGACCAGATCCTGGACGTGGCCGGCCAGGGCGGCTTCAGCCCTCGGTGCGCTCCCCCGGTGCGGGACTACGTCGCCGCGCTGACCCTGGTGGGCGGTGGTCTCGCGGTGGCCCTGGTCCCCGACTCGCTCCGGCGCGTGCACATTCCCGGGGTGGCCTACCGTCCGCTGGCGGACGTGGCGCTCACCACCCGGCTGGTCGGTGCCTACCGCCGAGGGGAGACCTCCCCCGCGGTGCGCGCGGTGATCCGCCGGCTGCGGGA
- a CDS encoding alcohol dehydrogenase catalytic domain-containing protein produces the protein MLAARLHALGEPMSVDTVDVPTPRPTDVLVRVKACGIVPNMANVINNWPTWYPHQPLPQLPAIFGLDPAGVVEEVGEAVLNTKPGDRVYVSPLRSCGSCQVCRGGELSRCRYFTLNGYFSTSRDGQRIFDLYPYGGFCEYMTAPQHSIVNIPDNMTFEQAGKLGYIGTSYRALKYAAAGPGQVALIDGITGTLGVASTLLALASGVSRVLGTGRNEELLKRVKELAPDRIEVMRLGEGSSGAWAKSRTGGEGADFVISALGAKAPVETMLDSMQGVRRGGRVVNVGGVADRLPVDVKWLMDEQVHLIGSNWFSTAQGQEVADMVATGALDLNYLITKSFPLSEVNEAISGRATDLDGGFSNYVVLP, from the coding sequence ATGCTCGCTGCACGACTGCACGCACTCGGCGAGCCGATGTCCGTGGACACCGTCGACGTGCCCACTCCGCGGCCGACGGACGTGCTGGTGCGCGTCAAGGCGTGCGGAATCGTGCCGAACATGGCCAACGTGATCAACAACTGGCCCACCTGGTACCCGCACCAGCCCCTGCCCCAACTGCCCGCGATCTTCGGTCTGGACCCGGCGGGCGTGGTCGAGGAGGTCGGCGAGGCGGTGCTCAACACCAAGCCGGGTGACCGGGTCTACGTGAGCCCGCTGCGCTCCTGCGGCAGCTGTCAGGTGTGCCGCGGCGGCGAGCTCAGCCGGTGCCGCTACTTCACCCTGAACGGCTACTTCAGCACCTCCCGCGACGGTCAGCGGATCTTCGACCTGTACCCCTACGGCGGTTTCTGCGAGTACATGACGGCGCCGCAGCACTCGATCGTCAACATCCCCGACAACATGACGTTCGAACAGGCCGGCAAGCTCGGCTACATCGGCACCTCGTACCGGGCGCTCAAGTACGCGGCGGCCGGCCCCGGCCAGGTCGCGTTGATCGACGGAATCACCGGCACCCTGGGGGTCGCCTCCACCCTCCTCGCGCTGGCCTCGGGTGTCTCCAGGGTTCTCGGTACCGGCCGCAACGAGGAACTCCTCAAGCGCGTCAAGGAACTGGCCCCGGACCGGATCGAGGTCATGCGGCTGGGCGAGGGCTCCTCCGGCGCCTGGGCGAAGTCACGCACCGGCGGCGAGGGGGCGGACTTCGTCATCAGCGCCCTGGGAGCCAAGGCCCCGGTGGAGACCATGCTGGACTCCATGCAGGGCGTCCGGCGGGGCGGCAGGGTGGTCAACGTGGGCGGGGTGGCGGACCGGTTGCCCGTGGACGTGAAGTGGCTCATGGACGAGCAGGTCCACCTGATCGGCTCCAACTGGTTCTCCACCGCGCAGGGCCAGGAGGTCGCCGACATGGTGGCCACCGGAGCCCTGGACCTCAACTACCTGATCACCAAGTCCTTCCCCCTGTCCGAGGTCAACGAGGCGATCTCGGGACGCGCCACCGACCTGGACGGCGGATTCAGCAACTACGTCGTACTCCCCTGA